The Desulfonatronum sp. SC1 genome has a segment encoding these proteins:
- a CDS encoding ammonium transporter, whose protein sequence is MLLEVSYALDTFYFLMSGMLVMWMAAGFTMLESGLVRSKNTVEILTKNIGLYSIACIMYMLVGYNIMYGDSSSSIIPGLSFLVGGDNSVADVVAGGEDAPYYSNIADFFFQVVFVATAMSIISGAVAERMKLWSFFVFAVVLTGFIYPIQGYWSWGGGFLDGLGYSDYAGSGIVHMAGASAALAAVLLLGARKGKYGPDGEINPIPGANMPLATLGTFILWMGWFGFNGGSELKVSDVESANAVAMVFANTNLAAAAGVVAGLTTARLLFGKADLTMGLNGALAGLVAITAGPDTPSMLLATIIGAVGGIIVVFSIVALDKLRIDDPVGAISVHGVVGIWGLLAVLLSNEDATLVGQLAGIVCIFGFVFTASLIIWMILKATMGIRVGEEMEYQGMDLAECGLEAYPEFTGSGGSRK, encoded by the coding sequence ATGTTGCTTGAAGTCAGTTACGCCCTGGATACCTTTTATTTCCTGATGTCCGGGATGCTGGTCATGTGGATGGCCGCCGGGTTCACCATGCTGGAGTCCGGGTTGGTCCGCTCTAAAAACACCGTGGAAATCTTGACTAAAAATATCGGCCTCTACTCCATCGCCTGCATCATGTACATGCTTGTGGGCTACAACATCATGTATGGAGACTCTTCCAGTTCGATCATTCCCGGCTTGAGTTTTCTGGTCGGCGGAGACAACTCCGTCGCCGATGTCGTCGCTGGCGGCGAGGACGCCCCATACTATTCGAACATCGCCGACTTTTTCTTTCAGGTCGTTTTCGTGGCCACAGCCATGTCGATCATTTCCGGCGCCGTGGCCGAGCGGATGAAGCTGTGGTCGTTCTTCGTCTTTGCCGTGGTCCTGACGGGCTTCATTTATCCCATTCAGGGGTACTGGAGCTGGGGCGGAGGATTTCTCGACGGGTTGGGGTACTCGGATTACGCCGGTTCAGGCATCGTGCATATGGCCGGAGCGAGCGCCGCCTTGGCCGCTGTCCTGTTGCTGGGAGCACGTAAGGGGAAGTACGGTCCGGACGGGGAAATCAATCCAATCCCCGGCGCGAACATGCCTTTGGCGACCTTGGGGACGTTCATTCTCTGGATGGGCTGGTTTGGATTCAATGGCGGTTCCGAGTTGAAGGTGTCCGACGTGGAGTCGGCCAATGCCGTGGCCATGGTCTTCGCGAATACAAACCTGGCCGCCGCCGCGGGAGTCGTCGCCGGACTGACCACCGCACGCTTGCTTTTCGGTAAAGCAGACCTGACCATGGGGTTGAACGGAGCCCTGGCCGGCCTGGTGGCCATTACCGCGGGGCCGGATACGCCCTCCATGCTTCTGGCGACCATTATCGGCGCTGTCGGCGGCATTATCGTGGTCTTCTCCATCGTCGCCTTGGACAAGCTGCGCATCGACGACCCGGTGGGCGCGATTTCCGTGCACGGCGTGGTCGGCATCTGGGGCCTGCTCGCAGTGCTCCTTTCTAACGAGGATGCGACCCTGGTTGGCCAGTTGGCCGGCATCGTGTGCATCTTCGGGTTCGTATTCACCGCCAGTTTGATTATCTGGATGATCCTGAAAGCGACCATGGGGATCCGCGTGGGAGAAGAAATGGAGTATCAGGGTATGGACCTGGCAGAGTGCGGCCTTGAAGCCTATCCGGAGTTCACCGGTTCGGGGGGCTCCCGAAAATAA
- a CDS encoding M48 family metalloprotease has translation MGRKFNILIRSRLPLVEDPEILAYVEGIVERLRVHMPPQPFPIRVGVIRHGALNAFAGPGGHIFVHTGLLQHLDNESEFAGVVAHELAHVSQRHIASRIEKAQIVNLASLLGILAGVFLGGEAQSAMVYGSVAAGQSAMLAYSREDEREADQVGMNYLVAAGFPPQGMVQSFEAIRKLRWLGGSFPLYLSTHPGVEERISYLKDRVDRMPPEVRNRQEHNTAYQRARMLVMARYTDPDKALAFFRDEKLDLCLNTLGKAIALDRANQILEARSAFEQALTCAPGDSLVLREAGDFFLRQGDFDVAARHLQDAVLRNPKDQLALYHYARVRIALGQPAEAIPLLERILAQLPEQSAVHALLGRVQGQEGRLFSAHLHLAYAALYSRDKRQYQFHLTRAQEHSRAARDEADLSKLREAFKEREDFL, from the coding sequence TTGGGCCGAAAATTCAATATCCTGATCCGGTCCCGCTTGCCTCTGGTCGAGGATCCGGAAATCCTCGCCTATGTCGAAGGTATCGTCGAACGCCTACGGGTCCATATGCCTCCGCAGCCGTTTCCCATTCGGGTCGGGGTAATCCGGCATGGCGCGCTCAACGCCTTCGCCGGCCCCGGCGGCCACATCTTCGTCCATACCGGACTGTTGCAACATCTGGATAACGAGTCGGAATTCGCCGGGGTAGTCGCTCACGAGCTGGCCCACGTTTCCCAACGCCACATCGCCAGCCGCATTGAGAAAGCCCAAATCGTCAACCTTGCCTCTTTGCTCGGAATTCTGGCCGGAGTTTTTCTGGGAGGAGAAGCCCAGTCCGCCATGGTTTACGGATCAGTGGCCGCCGGACAAAGCGCCATGCTTGCCTACAGCCGAGAAGACGAGAGGGAGGCCGACCAAGTAGGGATGAACTATCTCGTGGCCGCCGGATTTCCACCGCAAGGCATGGTCCAATCCTTTGAAGCCATCCGAAAGCTGCGCTGGCTCGGCGGCTCGTTTCCTTTATATCTGAGCACCCACCCGGGAGTTGAAGAGCGGATTTCCTATCTCAAGGATCGCGTGGACAGAATGCCCCCGGAAGTCCGGAATCGCCAGGAGCACAACACTGCCTACCAGCGGGCTCGGATGCTGGTCATGGCCCGCTATACGGACCCGGACAAAGCCTTGGCCTTTTTCCGGGACGAAAAGCTTGATCTCTGTTTGAACACCCTCGGGAAAGCCATTGCCTTGGATCGAGCGAATCAAATCCTTGAAGCCCGCTCCGCTTTTGAACAGGCTTTGACCTGTGCTCCCGGGGACTCCCTGGTTCTGCGAGAAGCAGGCGACTTTTTTCTGCGTCAGGGAGATTTCGACGTCGCGGCTCGCCACCTCCAGGATGCGGTCCTGCGCAATCCCAAGGACCAATTGGCGCTCTATCATTACGCCAGAGTTCGCATCGCCCTTGGTCAACCCGCCGAAGCCATCCCCCTTTTGGAACGAATCCTGGCCCAGCTTCCCGAACAGTCTGCGGTTCACGCCCTGTTGGGCAGAGTCCAGGGACAAGAAGGGCGTCTTTTTTCCGCGCATCTCCACCTCGCCTATGCCGCTCTCTATTCCAGGGACAAGCGTCAATACCAGTTCCATCTGACTCGGGCTCAGGAACATTCACGTGCCGCCCGGGATGAAGCCGATCTGAGCAAACTTCGCGAGGCGTTCAAGGAACGTGAAGATTTTTTGTAA
- the rho gene encoding transcription termination factor Rho — MNLSELKTKSMYELTELANQFKVENPSNLRKQELIFALLQACSSQNGSIFGEGVLEILPDGFGFLRSQMYSYMPGPDDIYISPSQIRRFGLRTGDVISGQIRPPKDGERYFALLKVKEIGFAPPEKSKQLVLFDNLTPIYPDKRFVIENGKENYASRIIDLLTPIGMGQRGLIVAPPRTGKTVLLQTIANSISANHPDIYLIVLLIDERPEEVTDMARTVNAEVVSSTFDEPPTRHVQVAEMVLEKAKRLVERKYDVVILLDSITRLGRAYNTVTPSSGRVLSGGLDANALQRPKRFFGAARNIEQGGSLSIIATALIDTGSRMDEVIFEEFKGTGNMEIYLDRHLADKRMFPAIDINRSGTRKEELLLSEDVLNRVWILRKVLSPMNTHDSMDFLLGKMRGNKSNREFLDMMNK, encoded by the coding sequence ATGAATTTGTCCGAATTGAAAACCAAGTCCATGTATGAACTGACTGAACTGGCGAACCAGTTCAAGGTGGAGAACCCGAGCAACTTGCGTAAACAGGAGCTTATTTTCGCGCTTTTGCAAGCCTGCTCATCACAAAACGGCTCCATATTCGGAGAAGGTGTATTGGAGATCCTCCCCGACGGGTTCGGCTTTCTTCGTTCGCAGATGTACAGCTACATGCCCGGGCCGGATGACATCTACATATCTCCATCTCAAATTCGACGATTCGGCTTGCGTACCGGCGACGTCATCTCCGGACAAATCCGCCCACCCAAAGACGGCGAGCGATATTTCGCCTTGCTCAAGGTCAAGGAAATCGGCTTCGCTCCCCCGGAAAAATCCAAACAACTGGTTCTATTCGACAATCTGACTCCCATTTATCCGGACAAGCGCTTTGTCATCGAAAACGGCAAAGAAAACTACGCCTCGCGCATCATCGATTTGCTCACGCCCATCGGCATGGGGCAACGCGGACTGATTGTCGCGCCCCCGCGAACCGGGAAAACCGTTCTACTGCAAACCATCGCCAACTCCATCAGCGCCAACCACCCAGACATCTACCTGATCGTGCTGTTGATCGACGAACGTCCAGAAGAAGTCACGGACATGGCGCGGACCGTCAACGCGGAGGTCGTCAGTTCCACCTTCGACGAACCCCCGACTAGGCATGTACAGGTCGCCGAAATGGTTCTTGAAAAAGCCAAGCGTCTAGTGGAACGTAAATACGACGTCGTGATCCTCCTTGACAGCATCACCCGCCTGGGACGCGCGTACAACACGGTCACACCCTCTTCCGGCCGCGTCCTTTCCGGCGGCCTGGACGCCAACGCCCTCCAACGCCCGAAACGTTTTTTCGGCGCGGCGCGGAACATCGAGCAAGGCGGAAGCCTAAGCATCATCGCCACGGCATTGATCGACACCGGGTCGCGCATGGACGAGGTCATCTTCGAGGAATTTAAGGGCACCGGCAACATGGAGATCTACCTGGATAGACACTTAGCCGACAAACGCATGTTCCCCGCCATCGACATCAATCGTTCCGGGACCCGCAAGGAAGAACTCCTACTCAGCGAAGACGTTCTGAATCGCGTCTGGATTTTGCGCAAGGTGCTTTCTCCCATGAATACCCACGACTCCATGGACTTCCTGCTGGGCAAGATGCGTGGCAACAAAAGCAATCGCGAGTTTTTGGACATGATGAACAAGTAA
- the secD gene encoding protein translocase subunit SecD, whose protein sequence is MKMSLRIRIALALIGLLLGGLYALPALTNLQGTFLGKVLPESEIRLGLDLRGGMHLTLGVDIPRGVANTMAQFGQDIRSEAQDDGIFILRPQVVNDTKLEFTLARGDQQDQFERMLRNRFDNLQILSKQTQEAGQIRYAVSMTQQYRAHVEDLLVEQAIKTIRNRIDQFGVAEPDIRRQAEGRIQVQLPGLQDPERAVAIIGQTAHLEFKLVDDQADIDRALRGILPPDAELASMHTRNPDGSVSQTPIVIKRDTLMTGEFITDARVSFDQFNQAYVGLNFNARGSRLFERITGENTGRRLAIVLDGNVHSAPVIQERIAGGRASITGRFTTEEATDLALVLRAGALPAPVHIMEERTVGPSLGRESIERGLQAALIGGALILVFMLVYYSMSGIVANAVLCLNILLVMAGLAAFGATLTLPGIAGIILTIGIAVDANVLIFERIREEIRRGLTPAIAIDEGYSRALKAIVDANITTIIAAIVLYQFGTGPIRGFAVTLTLGILASMFTAIFVSRIFFDFWLKWRKPGTPLSI, encoded by the coding sequence ATGAAGATGAGCTTGCGAATACGGATCGCCCTGGCCTTGATCGGCCTCTTGCTGGGCGGCCTGTATGCTTTGCCCGCCCTGACCAACCTCCAGGGCACGTTCTTGGGAAAAGTCCTGCCGGAAAGCGAAATTCGGCTCGGCCTGGACCTGCGGGGGGGGATGCATTTGACGCTGGGCGTCGACATCCCCAGGGGCGTGGCCAACACCATGGCCCAGTTCGGCCAGGACATCCGCTCCGAGGCCCAGGATGACGGCATTTTCATCCTCCGGCCGCAGGTGGTGAACGACACGAAACTGGAATTCACGCTGGCCCGCGGAGACCAACAGGATCAGTTCGAGCGCATGCTCCGCAACCGTTTTGACAATCTGCAGATTTTATCCAAGCAGACGCAGGAAGCGGGGCAGATTCGCTATGCCGTGAGCATGACCCAGCAATACCGGGCCCATGTCGAGGATCTGCTCGTGGAGCAGGCCATCAAGACCATCCGCAATCGCATCGACCAGTTCGGCGTGGCTGAACCGGACATCCGCCGCCAAGCCGAAGGACGGATTCAGGTCCAACTGCCCGGCCTTCAGGATCCGGAACGGGCCGTGGCCATCATCGGACAAACCGCGCACCTGGAGTTCAAGCTGGTGGACGACCAGGCGGACATCGACCGCGCACTGCGCGGTATTTTGCCCCCGGACGCGGAACTGGCCTCCATGCATACCCGAAACCCGGACGGTTCGGTTTCCCAAACCCCCATCGTCATCAAGCGGGACACCCTGATGACCGGTGAATTCATCACCGACGCCCGGGTCAGCTTTGATCAGTTCAACCAGGCCTACGTCGGACTGAACTTCAATGCGCGCGGATCCAGGCTGTTCGAGCGGATCACCGGCGAAAACACCGGACGTCGGCTGGCCATCGTCCTGGACGGCAACGTCCATTCCGCGCCGGTGATCCAGGAGCGCATCGCCGGAGGACGGGCCAGCATCACCGGGCGCTTCACTACCGAGGAAGCAACGGACCTGGCACTGGTGCTCCGGGCCGGAGCCCTGCCCGCCCCGGTGCACATCATGGAAGAGCGTACCGTGGGCCCTTCCCTGGGTCGGGAATCCATCGAGCGCGGCCTACAAGCGGCTTTGATCGGAGGAGCGCTGATCCTCGTCTTCATGCTCGTCTATTACAGCATGTCCGGCATCGTAGCCAACGCGGTTCTGTGCCTAAACATTCTGTTGGTCATGGCCGGGTTGGCGGCTTTCGGCGCAACGCTGACCCTGCCCGGCATCGCGGGCATCATCCTGACCATTGGTATCGCCGTGGACGCCAACGTGCTCATATTCGAGCGCATCCGGGAAGAAATCCGGCGCGGCCTGACCCCGGCCATAGCCATTGATGAAGGGTACAGCCGCGCTCTTAAGGCCATCGTGGACGCCAACATCACCACCATCATCGCGGCCATCGTCCTCTATCAATTCGGCACAGGACCGATCCGGGGCTTTGCCGTGACTCTGACCCTGGGTATTCTGGCGTCCATGTTCACCGCGATTTTCGTCTCGCGGATTTTCTTCGATTTCTGGCTGAAGTGGCGCAAGCCCGGTACGCCGTTGAGCATATAA
- a CDS encoding CarD family transcriptional regulator, giving the protein MFSVNDLVVYPAQGVGKIEKIESQEIGGCQTNLYIIRILNNNVMVMVPVHNAANVGLRALCTSEQGEAMLVYIRDRSDFTGYTGQNWNRRYREYSEKLKSENLRDVAYVLKELILIGKDKELSFGERRLLEQALHLITTELAFCLDSTPSDIRTKIYSFFEDILKPVEESGTVEPKQDEK; this is encoded by the coding sequence GTGTTCTCGGTTAACGACTTGGTAGTATACCCGGCACAAGGTGTTGGAAAAATCGAGAAAATCGAAAGTCAGGAAATCGGGGGTTGTCAAACCAACCTGTACATTATCCGTATCTTGAACAACAATGTTATGGTCATGGTTCCCGTGCACAACGCCGCCAACGTCGGCCTGCGTGCTTTATGCACCAGCGAGCAGGGCGAAGCCATGTTGGTATACATCCGGGATCGATCCGACTTTACCGGATATACTGGACAGAATTGGAACCGAAGATACCGGGAGTACTCGGAAAAACTTAAGAGTGAAAACCTCCGAGATGTCGCCTACGTTCTCAAGGAATTGATCCTGATCGGCAAGGACAAGGAACTGTCTTTCGGAGAGCGACGTCTACTGGAACAAGCTTTGCATCTGATTACAACGGAACTGGCCTTTTGCCTGGACAGCACACCGTCCGACATTCGCACCAAAATCTATTCATTTTTTGAAGATATTCTTAAGCCCGTCGAAGAGAGTGGAACCGTCGAGCCAAAGCAGGATGAAAAGTGA
- a CDS encoding ADP-ribosylglycohydrolase family protein, with translation MLKHTPEISARLSGSLYGFLIADALSMPVHWYYDRLSLHKDYGLVRDYQQPRNPHPDSILWRSRYRPAGPEADILHNQAMFWGERGVHYHQFLRAGENTLNIKLSRLLMDHILTSDAYDQDRYLARYVSFLTTPGKHNETYIEECHREFFKAWVLRKKGKIATTPEEKHIGGLCLPIPILLFFHDEPLKALQIGQAHLELTHPGPLMRDAFSAFGIILQSVLDGADIRQALEMELPEKPSVFTAYSFDELAELDDADVAMNVFSTACYVQQSLPLAFYLAWKYQDDPEQALIVNTNLGGDNCHRGAVLGALLGAMHGERAWPERWIDGLLDPPIRFKDRLTDDARIRA, from the coding sequence ATGCTCAAACATACACCGGAAATCAGCGCTCGCCTCTCCGGGTCGCTGTATGGATTCCTGATCGCTGACGCCCTTTCCATGCCGGTGCACTGGTATTATGATCGGCTTTCCCTGCACAAGGACTACGGCCTAGTCCGGGACTACCAGCAACCCCGCAACCCCCATCCGGACAGCATTCTCTGGCGCTCTCGCTACCGCCCGGCCGGACCGGAGGCGGACATTTTGCACAACCAGGCCATGTTCTGGGGCGAACGCGGGGTGCATTACCATCAATTTCTGCGGGCCGGGGAAAACACCCTGAACATCAAGCTAAGCCGTCTGCTCATGGACCACATCCTGACGTCCGACGCCTACGACCAGGACCGGTATCTTGCCCGGTACGTCTCCTTCCTGACCACTCCGGGCAAGCACAACGAAACCTATATCGAAGAGTGCCACCGGGAGTTCTTCAAGGCCTGGGTCCTGCGCAAAAAAGGCAAGATCGCGACTACTCCGGAGGAAAAGCATATCGGCGGACTGTGCCTGCCGATTCCGATCCTGCTCTTCTTTCACGACGAACCACTCAAGGCCCTTCAAATCGGCCAAGCTCACCTGGAACTGACCCACCCGGGTCCACTAATGCGGGACGCCTTCTCCGCGTTCGGCATAATTCTTCAATCCGTTCTGGACGGAGCGGATATCCGGCAGGCCCTGGAGATGGAACTTCCCGAAAAACCAAGCGTCTTCACCGCCTACTCCTTTGATGAGCTGGCGGAACTCGACGATGCGGACGTGGCGATGAACGTCTTCAGCACGGCCTGCTATGTTCAGCAATCCCTTCCGCTGGCGTTCTACCTGGCCTGGAAATACCAGGACGACCCGGAGCAGGCCCTGATCGTGAACACCAACCTTGGCGGCGACAACTGCCACCGGGGCGCGGTGCTCGGAGCACTTTTGGGAGCCATGCACGGAGAGCGGGCCTGGCCTGAGCGCTGGATCGACGGCCTGCTGGATCCTCCGATCCGTTTCAAGGACCGCCTGACCGACGATGCCCGAATCCGCGCCTAG
- the yajC gene encoding preprotein translocase subunit YajC — protein sequence MIFEPSLAYAMGGSGAEAQGNPITAFVPLIVMFAIFYFLLIRPQQKKAKQHREVLSNLKKGDRILTAGGVYGRIHSITDDVLTIEIADNVKIQANRNYIAGLAETDVKPVSRDPK from the coding sequence ATGATTTTTGAACCAAGCCTGGCCTATGCCATGGGGGGATCCGGAGCCGAAGCTCAAGGCAATCCGATTACAGCGTTCGTTCCGTTGATCGTCATGTTCGCGATCTTTTATTTTCTGCTGATTCGCCCCCAGCAGAAGAAAGCCAAGCAACACCGCGAAGTTCTCTCCAACCTCAAAAAAGGCGACCGCATCCTGACCGCCGGAGGGGTTTACGGCCGCATCCACTCCATCACCGACGACGTCCTGACCATTGAAATCGCCGACAACGTCAAAATCCAGGCCAACCGCAACTATATCGCCGGGCTCGCGGAAACGGACGTCAAGCCGGTCAGCAGGGACCCAAAATAA
- the secF gene encoding protein translocase subunit SecF, which translates to MGLQIIRPDTRINFLKMRYGAFLVSGLLILAGLLSLVVKGGPQMGIDFSGGMIIQIKFDQQVELSRVQQALQGADLPGLGVQRFGTAQDNEFLVRTSASDLVSDAARRDVQANLDQNLAGIGFEIQRLEMVGPRVGADLRAQAMEALFYAILLIAIYISGRFEQRWFPAVVMAAGLTGGIAALRWLGLPMELLVVAALLITIGLCWKLKLSYALGAVVALVHDVFITLGMFSLLNKDLDLAIIAAFLTIIGYSLNDTIIVYDRIRENIRDKVDMTLPKVINLSINQTLSRTILTSGTTLMVVLCLVLLGGGVIHDFALALLIGIGVGTFSSIFIASPILLGLSKIADVDLEAEAGREADTVAV; encoded by the coding sequence ATGGGACTGCAAATCATTCGTCCGGACACCCGGATCAACTTCTTGAAAATGCGCTACGGAGCCTTTCTGGTCTCCGGCCTGCTGATTCTGGCCGGCCTCCTTTCCTTGGTCGTCAAAGGCGGTCCCCAAATGGGAATCGACTTTTCCGGCGGCATGATCATCCAAATCAAGTTTGATCAACAGGTGGAGCTGAGTCGCGTCCAACAGGCCCTTCAGGGCGCCGACCTGCCCGGGCTCGGCGTACAGCGCTTCGGCACGGCCCAGGACAATGAGTTCCTGGTCCGCACCTCGGCCTCGGATCTTGTATCCGACGCTGCTCGCCGCGATGTCCAGGCCAATCTGGACCAGAACTTGGCCGGCATCGGATTCGAAATCCAACGTTTGGAAATGGTCGGCCCCCGGGTCGGCGCTGATCTTCGAGCACAGGCCATGGAGGCGCTCTTCTACGCCATTTTGCTGATCGCGATCTACATTTCCGGCAGATTTGAACAGCGCTGGTTCCCGGCCGTAGTCATGGCCGCCGGACTGACCGGTGGCATCGCGGCCCTGCGCTGGCTGGGCCTGCCCATGGAGCTATTGGTCGTCGCCGCCCTGCTGATTACCATCGGCCTGTGCTGGAAGCTTAAGCTCTCCTATGCCCTAGGGGCCGTGGTCGCCCTGGTTCACGACGTGTTTATCACTCTGGGCATGTTTTCCCTGCTGAACAAGGATCTGGATCTGGCCATCATCGCCGCCTTTTTGACCATCATCGGCTATTCCCTCAACGACACGATCATCGTCTACGACCGCATCCGAGAGAATATCCGCGACAAGGTGGACATGACCCTGCCCAAGGTGATCAACCTGAGCATCAACCAGACCTTAAGTCGAACCATCCTCACGTCCGGAACCACCCTGATGGTCGTGCTGTGCCTGGTATTGCTTGGCGGCGGCGTGATCCACGATTTCGCCCTGGCCCTGCTCATCGGCATCGGGGTGGGGACCTTCTCCTCCATCTTCATCGCCAGCCCGATCCTGCTGGGCCTGTCCAAGATCGCGGACGTGGACCTGGAGGCCGAGGCCGGTCGGGAGGCGGATACCGTTGCCGTATAA
- a CDS encoding KamA family radical SAM protein, with product MDLWQEQMRYHVNTLEKLKTYINVTDREERAITEMPTRWGTTPYFAALMGRDDPDCPIRRQVVPSIQERENTYGVPNYLIWKENRDTSEIRPDCIARQYIDRVAFTVSDACAIYCRHCFRKELVVDRDLQLRFDVEEGLKWIREHPEVRDVLITGGDPFLFSDEKLDYLIRKLREMPHLQMIRFGTRTPIVLPQRVTEGLKKVLAGRHRVPIWINTQCNHPKEITEQTAQAVYDLLTCGVNVGNQAVLLKGINDDPATFRELHQKLLTVRIRPYYVFYCEPAPGIDHFRTPVEKGAELIRDAIRGHTTGLAQPMYVIATNIGKIPLMPDYYIQGKDEKEYTLRNYQGKTTQWPNIPE from the coding sequence ATGGATTTGTGGCAGGAACAGATGCGATATCACGTCAACACGTTGGAAAAACTCAAGACCTACATCAACGTCACGGATCGGGAGGAACGGGCCATCACGGAAATGCCGACCCGCTGGGGAACCACCCCCTACTTCGCCGCGTTGATGGGCCGGGACGACCCCGATTGTCCGATTCGCAGACAGGTGGTGCCCAGCATCCAGGAGCGGGAGAACACTTACGGCGTTCCCAATTATTTGATCTGGAAGGAAAACAGAGACACCTCGGAAATTCGGCCGGACTGCATCGCCAGACAATACATTGATCGGGTCGCCTTCACCGTTTCCGATGCCTGCGCCATCTACTGTCGGCACTGTTTCCGCAAGGAACTGGTCGTGGACAGGGACTTGCAACTACGCTTTGACGTTGAAGAAGGACTGAAATGGATTCGGGAGCACCCGGAAGTGCGGGACGTTTTGATCACCGGGGGTGATCCCTTCCTGTTTTCAGACGAGAAACTGGACTACTTGATCCGCAAGCTTCGCGAAATGCCGCACTTGCAGATGATCCGCTTCGGAACGCGGACCCCCATCGTCCTGCCGCAACGGGTCACCGAGGGGCTTAAAAAGGTTCTCGCCGGACGCCATCGGGTGCCCATCTGGATCAACACCCAATGCAATCATCCCAAGGAAATCACCGAACAAACCGCCCAGGCCGTTTACGACCTGCTGACCTGCGGGGTGAACGTCGGCAACCAGGCCGTGCTACTCAAGGGCATCAACGACGATCCGGCCACCTTTCGTGAGCTGCACCAGAAGCTGCTCACCGTGCGCATCCGGCCCTACTACGTCTTCTATTGTGAACCCGCGCCGGGCATCGACCACTTCCGGACTCCGGTGGAAAAAGGCGCGGAGCTGATCCGGGACGCCATCCGCGGCCACACCACCGGCCTGGCCCAGCCCATGTACGTCATCGCCACGAACATCGGCAAAATCCCGCTGATGCCCGACTACTACATTCAGGGCAAAGATGAAAAGGAATACACCCTGCGCAACTACCAGGGCAAAACCACCCAGTGGCCGAACATCCCGGAATAG
- a CDS encoding P-II family nitrogen regulator, with translation MKWITAVIKPFKLDDVRTALMEIGVQGLTVTEVKGFGRQKGHTEVYRGAEYVVDFRPKLKLEAAIDDDQVDKVIQAIQKAAHTGKIGDGKVFVFDLEKCLRIRTGETGTEAL, from the coding sequence ATGAAATGGATCACAGCAGTCATCAAGCCGTTCAAGTTGGACGATGTCCGGACCGCGCTCATGGAAATAGGCGTTCAGGGTTTGACGGTGACCGAGGTCAAGGGGTTCGGGCGCCAGAAGGGGCACACGGAAGTGTATCGCGGGGCGGAGTATGTCGTGGACTTCCGGCCAAAGCTCAAGTTGGAAGCGGCGATCGACGACGATCAGGTGGACAAGGTGATTCAGGCCATTCAGAAAGCCGCCCATACCGGAAAAATCGGCGACGGCAAGGTTTTTGTCTTTGATCTGGAAAAATGCTTGCGGATCCGGACCGGAGAAACCGGAACGGAAGCCTTGTAA